A genomic segment from Dechloromonas denitrificans encodes:
- a CDS encoding diguanylate cyclase, translating into MLDPNKSTVLIVDPSASNRSLISECLAQLPDVQTVVAANGAQALNQFCKHHPSLVLMDIALHDTDGLSIAKSMRSWERSAEQPGVMPWTPIVFLSTVMDEDILAEGIMAGGDDFLYKPVSEVVLLAKVRALLRIVCMQKEIHEAHRQIKALSLLDGLTNIPNRRHFDETLRTEWRRCSRLKAPLSIVIGDVDFFKQFNDIYGHQAGDECLKAVAGALNESLFRVEDIVARYGGEEFAAILPGTDAIGAQAVAERMRSSARELCIPHQGGVGGLISCSFGVASMVPSCETPAPLLLQAADESLYAAKRNGRNQIRSQDQGAQKTG; encoded by the coding sequence ATGCTTGACCCTAACAAATCGACCGTACTCATCGTCGATCCATCCGCCAGCAACCGATCACTGATCAGCGAATGCCTGGCCCAATTACCTGACGTACAAACAGTCGTCGCGGCAAACGGGGCGCAGGCACTCAATCAGTTCTGCAAGCACCACCCCAGCCTGGTGCTGATGGATATCGCCCTGCACGATACCGACGGCCTGTCCATCGCCAAAAGCATGCGCTCCTGGGAGCGCTCGGCAGAACAACCCGGAGTCATGCCCTGGACGCCCATTGTTTTCCTGTCGACCGTCATGGACGAAGACATCCTGGCCGAGGGCATCATGGCCGGTGGTGATGATTTTTTGTACAAACCCGTTTCTGAAGTCGTTCTGCTCGCCAAAGTCCGCGCCCTGTTACGGATTGTCTGCATGCAGAAAGAAATTCACGAAGCGCATCGCCAGATTAAGGCTCTTTCCCTGCTTGATGGACTGACCAACATCCCCAACCGCCGGCATTTTGACGAAACGCTGCGCACAGAGTGGAGACGCTGCTCACGCCTGAAAGCACCTTTGAGCATCGTCATCGGCGACGTTGATTTTTTCAAACAATTCAATGACATATACGGCCACCAGGCGGGTGATGAATGCCTGAAAGCGGTTGCTGGTGCACTCAACGAATCGCTGTTTCGTGTCGAGGACATTGTGGCGCGTTACGGTGGCGAAGAATTTGCCGCCATCTTGCCTGGCACCGATGCCATCGGAGCGCAAGCCGTCGCAGAGCGCATGCGCAGCTCCGCGCGAGAGTTGTGCATTCCACACCAGGGAGGCGTAGGAGGCCTAATTTCCTGCAGCTTTGGCGTCGCCAGCATGGTTCCATCCTGCGAAACCCCAGCCCCTCTGCTGCTACAAGCCGCCGATGAGTCCCTGTACGCCGCCAAACGCAATGGCCGGAACCAGATTCGCAGCCAGGACCAAGGGGCGCAAAAAACAGGATAA
- the murJ gene encoding murein biosynthesis integral membrane protein MurJ yields MNLLRALATVSGMTLLSRVLGFVRDFVIARAFGAGLATDAFFVAFKLPNLLRRMFAEGAFSQAFVPILGEYRNKQGEIETKALVDHVASLLSIALFAITAIGIATAPLLVWLSAPGFSADASKFELTVTLTRITFPYIFFMSLVALAGGILNTWSRFALPAFTPVLLNIAFIGMALFAAPYFDPPVLALAWAVFLGGLLQLAIQIPALKKIAMLPRPSLNWQAAWKNPGVRRVLMLMAPALIGVSVSQISLLINTIFASFLATGSVSWLYYADRLMEFPSGMLGAALGTILLPSLSRYHASANHEEYSKLLDWGLRLTLLLAAPAALALAILAVPLISTLFFHGAFSVVDVLHTREALVAYAIGLTGLILVKVLAPGFYARQNVRTPVRIALISLFATQAMNLAFIGWLQHAGLALSIGLAACLNAAMLYRGLRKQEIFAPQPGWAKFITKLVLAMLAMGTTLWFSMGVETSWLENSMVERLARLAWIIPLGAGSYFATLWILGFRLGDFKRRAAE; encoded by the coding sequence ATGAATCTGCTTCGAGCGCTGGCCACTGTCAGTGGAATGACCCTTCTTTCTCGCGTTCTCGGCTTTGTTCGCGATTTCGTAATTGCGCGTGCGTTTGGCGCCGGCCTGGCTACGGATGCGTTTTTTGTCGCATTCAAACTCCCCAATCTGCTCCGCAGAATGTTTGCCGAGGGGGCGTTCTCACAAGCATTCGTCCCTATCCTTGGCGAATATCGCAACAAACAGGGAGAAATAGAAACCAAGGCACTGGTTGACCATGTAGCTAGCCTGCTTTCCATTGCCTTGTTTGCCATCACCGCCATCGGCATCGCAACAGCACCTTTGCTGGTTTGGCTATCGGCCCCCGGATTTTCTGCCGACGCAAGCAAATTCGAACTCACCGTAACGCTCACCCGCATTACCTTCCCTTATATTTTCTTCATGTCGTTGGTGGCTCTTGCCGGAGGCATTCTGAATACATGGAGCCGCTTTGCACTTCCTGCATTCACGCCGGTACTACTCAACATTGCCTTCATCGGCATGGCCTTGTTTGCTGCCCCATATTTTGACCCACCCGTACTGGCACTGGCCTGGGCTGTATTTTTGGGCGGATTGCTGCAGCTTGCCATCCAGATTCCTGCCCTGAAAAAAATTGCCATGCTGCCTCGACCATCGCTCAACTGGCAGGCCGCCTGGAAAAACCCGGGGGTTCGGCGCGTACTCATGCTCATGGCACCAGCCCTGATCGGCGTCTCGGTGTCTCAAATCAGCCTGCTGATCAACACCATCTTTGCCTCTTTCCTGGCAACCGGCAGCGTCTCATGGTTGTATTACGCTGACAGGTTGATGGAATTCCCATCCGGGATGCTGGGCGCAGCCCTGGGCACCATCCTGCTGCCATCCTTGTCGCGCTATCACGCGAGCGCCAATCACGAAGAATACTCAAAGCTGCTTGACTGGGGGCTACGTCTGACGCTGCTCCTCGCAGCACCTGCCGCCCTGGCTCTTGCCATTCTGGCGGTACCGCTCATCAGCACACTTTTTTTCCACGGCGCATTTTCTGTAGTGGACGTCCTGCACACCCGAGAAGCACTCGTTGCCTATGCCATCGGCCTGACAGGACTGATCTTGGTCAAAGTGCTGGCCCCGGGGTTTTATGCCCGGCAAAACGTCAGAACCCCGGTTCGCATTGCACTGATCTCCTTATTCGCGACACAAGCCATGAACCTGGCATTCATCGGCTGGTTGCAACATGCCGGACTGGCACTGTCGATCGGACTGGCTGCCTGCCTGAATGCAGCAATGCTCTACCGAGGCTTGCGCAAGCAAGAAATCTTTGCGCCACAACCCGGCTGGGCAAAATTCATCACCAAACTGGTCCTGGCCATGCTCGCCATGGGTACGACACTTTGGTTTTCCATG